One genomic segment of Nitrospira sp. includes these proteins:
- a CDS encoding tetratricopeptide repeat protein: protein MQKALHLNPGSPQALHLHGLVLLKGRKPAEAAEEFVRALKAKPAFAEALNDLAEVYAAQGKSAEAQQALMKAIEADPKHAESYLDLGKLYESQRDVPAAIKTYQGLLSIQPNHPEALFSLATLQDHAGETKVAAETLARLTKAHPKHADAWYLTGRMAEKRNDLVEAAYAYKQAVAAKPDLVDAHYNLGFIYRSQGKSAEAEREFLEVLRYQPGYAEAHLNLGVVYTSMGMLDEAEREYTSAVALKPEYAEAHYNLGVFYELHRKDMPRALAQYRKYRELGGRDDRVERIVGSTFR, encoded by the coding sequence GTGCAGAAAGCGCTGCATCTCAATCCCGGGTCGCCTCAGGCGCTGCATCTCCACGGACTCGTCTTACTGAAAGGCCGGAAGCCGGCCGAAGCGGCGGAGGAGTTTGTGCGCGCGCTCAAAGCGAAGCCGGCCTTCGCCGAGGCGCTCAATGATCTCGCCGAAGTCTACGCCGCGCAGGGCAAGTCGGCCGAGGCGCAACAGGCGCTCATGAAAGCGATCGAAGCCGATCCGAAGCATGCGGAGTCGTATCTGGATCTGGGCAAGCTCTATGAGTCGCAGCGTGATGTACCTGCTGCGATCAAGACCTATCAGGGGCTGTTGTCGATTCAGCCAAACCATCCGGAAGCATTGTTCTCTCTGGCGACACTTCAGGATCACGCCGGCGAGACGAAGGTGGCTGCAGAAACGCTGGCCCGCTTGACGAAGGCCCATCCCAAACATGCCGATGCCTGGTATCTGACCGGTCGGATGGCGGAGAAACGCAACGATCTGGTGGAAGCGGCGTATGCCTATAAGCAGGCGGTCGCAGCAAAACCGGACCTGGTCGATGCACACTACAATTTGGGATTCATCTATCGCAGCCAGGGCAAGTCTGCCGAGGCCGAACGGGAATTCCTTGAAGTGCTCCGGTATCAGCCGGGCTATGCGGAAGCCCATTTGAATTTGGGTGTGGTCTACACGAGCATGGGCATGCTTGACGAGGCGGAACGCGAGTATACCTCGGCGGTGGCGCTGAAGCCGGAGTATGCCGAAGCGCACTACAATCTCGGCGTCTTCTATGAGTTGCACCGGAAAGACATGCCCCGCGCGCTCGCGCAGTATCGCAAGTATCGGGAGCTCGGAGGTCGGGATGATCGAGTGGAGCGGATTGTCGGGTCGACGTTCCGGTAA
- a CDS encoding ABC transporter permease: MLLWGAYSLRNLWARRVTTAFTVAGMGLVVFVFLAVLMLAHGLERTLGKTGDPANAILLRKGALSEIDSSISRDRAKIIALQPGIEQGGEGRPVAVSEIGLQLTLRKAKERSLASLSLRGTSHDAFAVRPKVRLVQGRLWEPGTTEIMVGAQVAKQFPEAGLHRVLHFGNREWTVVGVFDADGSGFDSEVWGDAEQFMATFHRTAFSSMTVGLTRPDALVQVKEQLERDPRFNLSVKREPDYYEGKAESLAKMIRVTGLFLTAVFSIGAILGATMTMSASVAQRTTEIGTLRTLGFTRIAILQTFLFESMALGASAGLLGIAGASFLQSVTISTVNWDTGSEIAFGFQLSPGMTGLALLFAVCMSLAGGLIPATRAARLEVVQALGERTV, translated from the coding sequence ATGTTGCTGTGGGGCGCCTACAGTTTGAGGAATCTCTGGGCCCGCCGTGTGACGACGGCGTTCACGGTGGCGGGGATGGGCCTGGTGGTGTTTGTGTTCCTGGCCGTGTTGATGCTGGCGCACGGATTGGAGCGGACGCTGGGGAAGACGGGCGATCCGGCGAACGCGATCCTGCTGCGCAAGGGCGCCCTCTCGGAAATCGACAGCAGTATTTCGCGCGACCGCGCCAAGATTATTGCGTTGCAGCCGGGGATCGAGCAGGGGGGCGAGGGCCGGCCGGTGGCGGTCAGTGAGATCGGGCTGCAACTCACACTCCGGAAGGCGAAGGAACGGAGTCTTGCAAGCCTCAGCCTGCGCGGGACTTCCCACGATGCCTTTGCCGTTCGGCCGAAGGTCCGGCTGGTGCAGGGCCGCTTGTGGGAGCCCGGCACGACAGAGATCATGGTGGGGGCGCAAGTGGCCAAACAGTTTCCTGAAGCCGGGCTTCACCGCGTGCTGCACTTCGGCAATCGGGAATGGACGGTGGTGGGTGTGTTCGACGCGGACGGCAGCGGATTCGATTCCGAGGTCTGGGGCGATGCGGAACAATTTATGGCGACGTTTCATCGTACAGCCTTTTCTTCGATGACTGTTGGGTTGACGCGGCCCGATGCCTTGGTTCAGGTGAAGGAGCAACTGGAGCGGGATCCCCGGTTCAATCTTTCGGTGAAACGCGAGCCGGATTATTACGAAGGCAAAGCCGAAAGCCTGGCGAAAATGATTCGTGTGACGGGGCTCTTTCTCACGGCGGTCTTCAGCATCGGGGCGATTCTGGGTGCGACCATGACGATGTCCGCGTCCGTGGCACAGCGTACGACGGAAATCGGCACGCTCCGGACCCTCGGTTTCACCAGAATCGCGATTCTTCAGACCTTCCTGTTCGAGTCGATGGCCCTGGGAGCGAGCGCGGGGCTGCTCGGCATAGCCGGGGCGTCCTTCCTCCAGTCGGTGACGATCTCGACTGTGAACTGGGACACGGGGTCCGAGATCGCGTTCGGGTTCCAGCTTTCCCCCGGCATGACCGGGTTGGCGCTGCTCTTTGCCGTGTGTATGAGCCTGGCGGGCGGGCTGATCCCGGCGACGCGCGCGGCCCGACTCGAAGTGGTTCAGGCGCTCGGCGAACGGACGGTGTGA
- a CDS encoding ABC transporter permease, which translates to MTLGRLVLRNTLRRPVRLALTVWGLAMVVLAFGLIRLTLDEWQGAAKVASKNRLVMVHAMSGALPLPLAYRDRIAVLPGVQSVHYGVEFGGIYQDPKQPLASFAEPAATLLTTYPEILLSEGERLAFAQDRRGCLVGLSLAERYGWKLGDVIPLTGTIYPGQWEVTVRGIYRSSNVMIWSDQELFLHWDYLNEQVKTTQPDRADQVSWYTITTDQTSDPRAVALAIDALFANSFAETRTELEQAFIAGWIERSRALLYALEAVSAVINGIALLVLVNALAMAVRERTREYAVIKTLGFQPRHFCLLVLGESLLLALSGGALGLALLVPASRLYAQMTQSNGYVATYAVSMETAGLCLGMMVLVALAAALWPAIRLIRMTTLEGLRHAG; encoded by the coding sequence ATGACGCTCGGGCGGCTCGTCCTTCGCAATACGCTGCGCCGTCCGGTCCGGCTGGCGTTGACGGTATGGGGGCTGGCCATGGTCGTGCTGGCGTTCGGTCTCATCCGTCTGACGCTGGATGAATGGCAGGGGGCGGCGAAAGTGGCCAGCAAGAACCGGCTGGTGATGGTCCATGCGATGTCGGGGGCCTTGCCGCTGCCGCTGGCTTACCGGGATCGTATCGCGGTGCTGCCGGGGGTGCAGTCCGTTCACTATGGCGTCGAGTTCGGCGGGATTTATCAGGATCCGAAGCAGCCACTGGCGTCCTTTGCCGAGCCAGCGGCGACGTTGCTCACGACTTATCCTGAAATTCTGCTCTCGGAGGGGGAGCGGCTGGCCTTCGCGCAGGATCGCCGTGGATGCCTCGTGGGCCTGTCCCTGGCGGAGCGGTACGGCTGGAAACTCGGCGATGTCATTCCGCTGACCGGCACCATCTATCCGGGGCAATGGGAAGTGACGGTGCGCGGGATCTATCGCAGCAGCAACGTCATGATTTGGTCGGATCAAGAGTTGTTTCTACATTGGGACTATCTCAATGAGCAGGTGAAGACGACGCAGCCCGACCGCGCCGATCAGGTCTCGTGGTACACCATCACTACGGACCAGACCAGCGATCCACGGGCGGTGGCTCTGGCGATCGATGCCCTGTTTGCGAACTCGTTCGCCGAGACACGCACGGAACTGGAACAGGCGTTCATTGCCGGGTGGATCGAGCGGTCGCGCGCGCTGCTCTACGCCCTGGAAGCCGTGTCGGCGGTCATCAACGGAATCGCATTGCTGGTGCTGGTGAATGCGCTGGCGATGGCGGTCCGGGAACGGACCAGGGAGTATGCCGTGATCAAGACGCTGGGATTTCAGCCGCGGCATTTCTGCCTCCTGGTGCTGGGCGAGTCGTTGCTGCTGGCGCTCTCCGGCGGGGCGCTGGGACTGGCACTGCTCGTCCCCGCGTCGCGGCTGTATGCGCAGATGACGCAATCGAACGGGTACGTGGCCACTTACGCGGTGTCGATGGAGACGGCGGGATTGTGCCTGGGCATGATGGTGCTGGTGGCGTTGGCGGCGGCGCTCTGGCCGGCGATCCGCCTGATCCGGATGACGACGTTGGAGGGATTGCGGCATGCCGGATAG
- a CDS encoding ABC transporter ATP-binding protein — protein sequence MYDPVVTLQRISKVYSRAGTEVSVLRDLSFSIPAGTFLAIMGPSGSGKSTLLNLMAGIDRPTSGAVVVAGTRLDGLSEGDMARWRARHIGYVFQSYNLIPVLTAAENVELPLLLTHLSRTERTEHVKTALRLVGLGDRMDHYPRQLSGGQEQRVGLARAIVSDPTMILADEPTGNLDRESAEDILTLFGRLNRELGKTIVMVTHDPRAAERAQLIRHLEKGVLESPP from the coding sequence GTGTACGATCCGGTTGTCACGCTGCAGCGTATCTCGAAAGTCTATTCCCGGGCGGGCACGGAGGTGTCTGTGCTGCGGGACCTCTCCTTTTCAATTCCTGCCGGTACGTTCCTCGCGATTATGGGGCCCTCCGGGTCGGGCAAGAGCACCCTGCTCAACCTGATGGCCGGGATCGATCGTCCGACCAGCGGGGCGGTGGTCGTGGCCGGCACGCGACTCGACGGTCTTTCGGAAGGCGACATGGCGCGCTGGCGGGCGCGACACATCGGGTATGTGTTCCAATCGTACAATCTCATTCCGGTCCTGACCGCGGCTGAAAATGTGGAGTTGCCCCTTTTGCTCACGCATCTCTCGCGGACGGAGCGGACGGAGCATGTGAAGACCGCGCTGCGGCTAGTCGGTCTCGGCGACCGCATGGACCATTATCCGCGCCAGCTTTCGGGCGGACAGGAGCAACGCGTCGGGCTGGCCCGCGCCATCGTCAGCGACCCGACCATGATTCTTGCGGACGAGCCGACCGGCAATCTGGATCGTGAATCGGCCGAAGACATTCTGACGCTGTTCGGCCGGCTGAATCGCGAATTGGGGAAGACCATCGTGATGGTCACGCACGATCCTCGCGCCGCCGAGCGGGCGCAGCTGATCCGTCATCTGGAAAAAGGCGTCTTGGAGTCCCCGCCATGA
- a CDS encoding efflux RND transporter periplasmic adaptor subunit — protein sequence MSAQFTPERPDPLKVGIHDADLDGLTIPREEHFAKRSSAQSGWWGWLLLVLLLAGGVGAWKTGLIGQAPSVEVAAVVRMPGGGSSGLAAAGYVVAQRQASIASKGTGRMEYLGVKVGDRVKEGDVIARLEHTDMDALLQQARAKLEVARAQLVTARPELQEATLHFDRMKTLIEQSFATQSEFDMAGARLRRAAGAVKSAEAAVAAAEAERQSAEVQVESTNVRAPFDGTVVKKFAEVGEVVAPMAASNLSRGSVVAIADMNSVMVDAEVSESMIHRVQAGQPAEIQLDSVPDHRYRGEVSQVMPIADRAKATILTRVRFLDLDERVRPELSAKVTFGVRPGSADSTVEEWGVPSTAVVMRAGRPVVFLVRNGAIVEKDVQPGSPVGGLTPVRGALSQTDEVAAVPSDSLRPGMSVTVLRRPS from the coding sequence GTGTCTGCTCAATTTACGCCGGAACGTCCGGACCCGCTGAAAGTCGGCATTCATGATGCGGACTTGGATGGCTTGACCATTCCACGCGAGGAGCATTTCGCGAAGCGGTCATCCGCACAGTCGGGATGGTGGGGCTGGCTGCTGCTGGTCCTGTTGCTGGCCGGAGGGGTGGGCGCGTGGAAAACGGGACTGATCGGTCAGGCTCCGTCGGTCGAAGTGGCGGCGGTAGTGCGCATGCCGGGAGGCGGCTCGTCGGGGTTAGCCGCAGCGGGCTATGTGGTGGCGCAGCGACAGGCGTCGATCGCGTCGAAAGGCACAGGCCGGATGGAATATCTCGGTGTCAAGGTCGGGGATCGGGTCAAAGAAGGCGACGTGATCGCGCGGCTGGAGCATACGGATATGGATGCGCTGCTCCAGCAGGCCCGGGCGAAGCTGGAGGTGGCCCGCGCGCAGCTGGTCACGGCCAGGCCGGAGCTGCAAGAGGCGACGCTTCATTTCGACCGGATGAAAACGCTCATCGAACAATCGTTCGCGACGCAGTCCGAATTCGACATGGCCGGCGCGCGGCTCCGGCGCGCCGCCGGGGCGGTGAAGTCAGCCGAGGCGGCGGTAGCGGCGGCGGAAGCGGAGCGCCAATCCGCCGAGGTGCAGGTTGAGAGCACCAACGTGCGCGCACCGTTCGATGGCACCGTGGTGAAGAAGTTTGCCGAGGTCGGCGAAGTGGTGGCGCCGATGGCCGCGTCGAATTTGTCGCGCGGGTCGGTCGTGGCCATCGCGGATATGAATTCCGTAATGGTGGATGCGGAGGTGTCGGAGTCGATGATTCATCGCGTGCAGGCCGGGCAGCCGGCCGAGATCCAATTGGACTCCGTGCCCGACCATCGCTATCGCGGCGAAGTCTCGCAAGTCATGCCGATTGCCGACCGGGCCAAAGCGACGATCCTCACCCGCGTGCGGTTTCTTGATCTCGATGAGCGGGTGCGGCCGGAACTCAGCGCGAAAGTGACGTTCGGTGTTCGTCCCGGCTCTGCCGACAGTACGGTGGAGGAATGGGGTGTGCCCTCTACGGCCGTCGTGATGCGTGCCGGTCGGCCGGTGGTGTTTCTGGTGAGGAATGGCGCGATCGTCGAAAAGGACGTTCAGCCAGGTTCCCCTGTGGGGGGCCTCACGCCGGTGCGCGGCGCGCTCTCGCAAACCGACGAGGTTGCGGCAGTGCCCTCCGACAGTCTCCGCCCCGGCATGTCCGTTACCGTGCTCCGGCGCCCGTCGTAA
- a CDS encoding PepSY-associated TM helix domain-containing protein, protein MQTASPGLADSAGLAAPRTTRMRTWRSLWVQVHLYLGLFIGALLVVFGLTGSILVFWQEIDEWLNPRLLTVTVPPGAQAGAPGYRPIEELLAAAVQAAPPGSRVIQIYGPGSTEGVFAVYAEQPSKAWARIFVDPYRARVTGVRAYGAAEWVPSSFMDVVFALHYTLFMGETGVTLAGIAAVLLTLSLLTGILVWWPRAGQWRQAFVIRRPTNQTRLNFDLHKTVSLYTLVVLGAVLLSGVDMNVNGPYVWMVQLFSPATRGPAQAPTSAPGAGLAAIGAERAVAIAAGTYPDGVLSSVAMPDGETGVYVIGRRHVPGLSAFWSERQVTVDQYSGAILDVRDPMTRRSAGETFLDWQWPLHSGQAFGWTGRVLVFVSGVACPVIYATGFLMWWRKRKARAAGN, encoded by the coding sequence ATGCAGACAGCGAGTCCGGGCCTTGCCGATTCGGCAGGCCTGGCGGCGCCGCGTACGACTCGCATGCGAACGTGGCGCAGCCTGTGGGTGCAGGTGCATCTGTATCTGGGTTTGTTTATCGGGGCGCTGCTGGTCGTCTTTGGATTGACCGGCAGCATCCTGGTGTTCTGGCAGGAGATCGATGAGTGGTTGAATCCGCGCCTGCTCACGGTGACGGTTCCGCCAGGAGCTCAGGCAGGAGCCCCGGGATATCGTCCTATCGAGGAGCTGCTGGCGGCTGCCGTGCAGGCGGCGCCGCCGGGCAGTCGTGTGATACAGATCTATGGGCCTGGGAGCACGGAAGGTGTTTTCGCCGTCTATGCCGAGCAGCCGTCGAAAGCCTGGGCGCGGATCTTCGTCGATCCGTATCGCGCCAGGGTAACGGGGGTGCGCGCCTATGGCGCAGCCGAATGGGTGCCCTCCTCGTTCATGGATGTGGTCTTCGCCCTGCACTACACATTGTTCATGGGCGAGACCGGGGTGACGCTGGCCGGGATTGCCGCAGTGTTGTTGACGCTGTCCCTGCTCACCGGAATTCTCGTCTGGTGGCCGCGTGCGGGGCAGTGGCGGCAGGCCTTTGTCATCCGGCGGCCCACCAACCAGACTCGGCTGAATTTCGACCTGCACAAGACGGTCTCGCTCTACACGCTCGTCGTGCTGGGCGCGGTGCTGCTGTCGGGGGTCGATATGAATGTGAACGGGCCGTATGTGTGGATGGTGCAACTGTTTTCTCCCGCGACCCGTGGTCCGGCGCAAGCGCCAACGTCGGCGCCGGGGGCTGGTCTGGCAGCTATCGGCGCGGAACGCGCGGTCGCGATCGCCGCGGGGACGTATCCGGACGGGGTGTTGAGCAGTGTGGCGATGCCGGACGGTGAAACAGGAGTGTATGTCATCGGACGACGCCATGTGCCGGGGCTGAGTGCCTTCTGGTCGGAGCGGCAGGTGACGGTCGATCAATACAGCGGGGCGATCCTCGACGTGCGCGATCCGATGACCAGGCGCAGCGCCGGAGAAACATTTCTGGATTGGCAATGGCCGCTGCATTCAGGGCAGGCGTTCGGATGGACCGGGCGGGTGTTGGTATTTGTGAGTGGAGTAGCCTGTCCGGTTATCTACGCCACCGGCTTTCTCATGTGGTGGCGGAAAAGGAAGGCCAGAGCGGCTGGCAACTGA
- a CDS encoding TonB-dependent siderophore receptor yields the protein MAAVGQMLAVLGCLTVFTACIGPIKPVPSQQSQEAPPLSAETAEAKQPAEPAPSEAQPPVVPPVPLPLPSSSQADMPIPTEGDVPVLEAKPVHVMAQRESYKVDQATTATKTDTPIMETPFSIQVVPQQVLKDQQAVRLGTALQNVSGVSPFPSAIEGGDGYMIRGFESTAHYRNGVLRPTNNLVEAANIEQVEVLKGPASILYGRADPGGIINVVTKQPQETPAYSLQQQFGSYNFFRTTGDATGPLNQDKSVLYRFNFAYENSESFRDFVDRKTMFFAPVVQWKISPRTQITAELEYQNINTKSDGLLPALGNRPAPVPVSRYLDEPSFSKSKNERFFTGINWSHELNSDWKITHRISGEFIHGLGSRMIVPFSAVQPDGTVDRFMVDTPRGNQENRYQSSLNLTGHVDTGILKHTLLFGYDYLYQTDKYVVAKCCDIGGPPFFPINVFNPVYGVGIPTPDQLADNGPFGSSRSWHGFYLQDQVKLPLNLHLLAGLRYDDAVSNDTVLNERTGKDHRLSPRVGLVWQPMPWLSLYGSYTENFGLQNAFDIRRQPLPPQTAQQFEAGVKTEFFDGRLRTTVAYFDLTKQNIAVPDPELPIFSKALGEAQTRGIELDVSGEILPGWSVIASYTYMPFAKVTKDFADDGGGGVTPGNTGNRLFNAAKDMGSLWSTYAFQDEALQGMKLRGLKVGAGLQAAGERQGDTANTFQLPGYVIANAMASYEWRMGMTKMTAQLNVSNLFDRTYYSGTIGGPYFIQPGMPRFFMGSIRMEF from the coding sequence ATGGCAGCTGTCGGGCAAATGCTCGCGGTGCTTGGGTGCCTGACGGTTTTCACGGCTTGTATCGGGCCGATCAAGCCGGTGCCGTCGCAGCAGAGTCAGGAGGCGCCGCCTCTCTCAGCGGAAACCGCTGAAGCCAAGCAGCCCGCCGAGCCGGCTCCATCCGAGGCGCAGCCGCCTGTGGTGCCCCCCGTCCCGCTGCCTTTGCCGTCGTCGTCGCAGGCCGACATGCCAATTCCCACCGAGGGCGATGTGCCGGTGTTGGAAGCGAAGCCGGTCCACGTCATGGCTCAGCGGGAATCGTACAAGGTGGATCAGGCCACCACGGCCACGAAGACCGATACGCCGATCATGGAAACGCCTTTTTCCATTCAGGTGGTGCCGCAGCAGGTCTTGAAGGATCAACAGGCGGTGCGATTAGGAACGGCCTTACAAAATGTCAGCGGCGTCTCGCCATTCCCTTCCGCGATTGAAGGAGGGGATGGGTACATGATTCGCGGATTCGAGTCGACGGCGCACTATCGGAACGGGGTGTTGAGGCCGACGAATAATCTGGTCGAAGCGGCGAACATCGAGCAAGTCGAGGTGTTGAAGGGGCCTGCCTCGATTCTCTATGGCCGGGCAGACCCGGGGGGAATCATCAATGTGGTGACGAAGCAGCCGCAGGAGACTCCCGCGTATTCGCTGCAGCAACAATTCGGCTCGTATAACTTCTTCCGCACGACCGGCGATGCCACTGGTCCGTTGAACCAAGATAAAAGTGTGCTCTATCGTTTTAATTTCGCCTATGAAAACTCGGAGTCCTTCCGTGATTTCGTCGATCGCAAAACCATGTTCTTTGCCCCGGTGGTGCAGTGGAAGATCAGCCCGCGTACGCAAATCACCGCTGAGCTGGAGTATCAGAATATCAACACGAAATCGGATGGTCTCCTTCCGGCTCTTGGAAACCGGCCGGCTCCGGTTCCGGTCAGCCGCTATTTGGATGAGCCGAGTTTCAGCAAGAGCAAGAACGAGCGGTTCTTTACCGGCATTAACTGGTCGCATGAACTGAATTCGGATTGGAAGATTACCCACCGGATCTCCGGTGAGTTCATTCATGGCCTGGGCAGCAGAATGATCGTGCCGTTTAGTGCCGTACAGCCGGATGGCACCGTCGATCGCTTCATGGTTGATACCCCGCGCGGGAACCAGGAAAACCGCTATCAGAGTTCGCTGAATCTGACCGGCCATGTCGACACGGGAATACTCAAGCATACGCTGCTGTTCGGGTACGACTATCTGTATCAGACCGATAAGTATGTCGTAGCGAAATGTTGCGATATCGGGGGGCCGCCCTTTTTCCCTATCAATGTGTTCAATCCCGTGTATGGAGTGGGGATCCCAACCCCTGATCAGCTTGCGGATAACGGCCCGTTCGGCTCGTCGCGGTCCTGGCATGGTTTCTATCTGCAGGATCAGGTCAAGCTGCCGCTCAATCTGCATCTGCTGGCAGGGTTGCGGTATGACGACGCTGTGTCGAACGATACGGTGCTGAATGAACGAACAGGGAAAGACCATCGTCTCTCCCCGCGCGTCGGTCTGGTATGGCAGCCGATGCCATGGCTCTCGCTGTACGGCAGTTACACGGAGAACTTCGGCCTCCAGAACGCGTTCGATATCAGACGTCAGCCGCTGCCTCCGCAGACGGCGCAGCAATTTGAAGCGGGCGTCAAGACGGAGTTCTTCGACGGACGTCTGAGGACAACCGTGGCCTATTTCGATCTCACGAAACAGAACATAGCCGTTCCGGACCCTGAGCTGCCGATATTTTCCAAGGCGCTCGGAGAGGCGCAGACGCGCGGGATCGAGCTGGATGTGAGCGGCGAGATTCTGCCGGGTTGGAGCGTGATCGCATCCTATACCTACATGCCTTTTGCGAAGGTCACCAAGGACTTTGCCGACGATGGCGGGGGAGGGGTCACTCCCGGAAACACGGGCAACCGCTTGTTCAACGCCGCGAAGGACATGGGCAGCCTCTGGAGCACCTATGCGTTTCAGGATGAAGCCCTCCAGGGCATGAAGCTGCGCGGCCTGAAGGTCGGTGCAGGGCTCCAGGCGGCCGGCGAGCGGCAAGGCGATACGGCGAATACCTTCCAGCTTCCGGGGTATGTCATTGCCAACGCGATGGCCAGCTACGAATGGCGGATGGGGATGACCAAGATGACCGCCCAGCTCAATGTGAGCAATTTGTTCGATAGGACCTATTACTCCGGAACCATCGGAGGGCCGTACTTTATCCAGCCCGGCATGCCCCGGTTCTTCATGGGCTCGATCCGGATGGAGTTCTAA
- a CDS encoding type II toxin-antitoxin system VapC family toxin, which yields MTSRHWAYFDTSVLAKRYVKEAGSSATRRLLQRFRFLSSAVTPVEVMSALSRRRAAGDLTPKDFLAIRARVLKDRAYWELVEVGEHVLRQAEELVQKTDVRTLDALHIASAMMFQAASGLTIPFITSDAKQRDAAQAMALTVIWVE from the coding sequence GTGACCTCGCGGCACTGGGCCTACTTCGATACCAGCGTGCTGGCGAAGCGGTATGTCAAGGAGGCAGGTTCGAGCGCGACGCGCCGGCTGCTTCAACGGTTTCGGTTTCTGTCCTCCGCCGTCACGCCGGTTGAGGTCATGTCGGCGCTCAGCCGGAGGCGAGCCGCCGGCGACCTCACGCCAAAAGATTTTCTTGCCATCCGCGCGAGGGTGCTCAAAGACCGAGCCTATTGGGAACTGGTGGAGGTAGGCGAGCACGTTCTCCGGCAAGCCGAGGAACTGGTCCAGAAAACGGATGTCAGAACGCTCGACGCCCTGCACATCGCGTCGGCCATGATGTTTCAAGCCGCCTCAGGATTGACGATTCCCTTCATCACGAGCGATGCCAAGCAGCGCGATGCGGCCCAAGCCATGGCCTTGACCGTCATCTGGGTGGAATAG
- a CDS encoding type II toxin-antitoxin system prevent-host-death family antitoxin, with translation MQMGLREANQKFSQLMKAVKQGKEVLLTERGKPLAVVKLIGPSDEAGSAIRRLESAGVLRAASKRGALPAWSPRSVHGAPLSRTIVMDREEA, from the coding sequence ATGCAAATGGGATTGCGCGAGGCGAATCAGAAATTTTCCCAATTGATGAAGGCCGTCAAGCAAGGCAAGGAAGTGTTGTTGACGGAACGCGGCAAACCTCTGGCTGTCGTGAAGTTGATCGGGCCCTCCGATGAAGCGGGTTCTGCCATTCGGAGACTGGAGTCTGCCGGGGTTTTGCGCGCGGCATCGAAACGGGGGGCGCTTCCAGCGTGGAGCCCTCGATCGGTGCATGGGGCGCCGTTGTCTCGCACGATTGTCATGGACCGAGAGGAAGCGTGA
- a CDS encoding biopolymer transporter ExbD, with product MDRELNNINVIPLVDVMLVLLVIVLTTATFVTTGQVPVELAKAATAGNRPDQPLIVTVTAEGELFVADRPVAEALLDATLLAYPRESPVLVRADKVTRLERFVSVVDRIRALGFRQVSLGVTRA from the coding sequence ATGGATCGTGAACTCAACAACATCAACGTGATTCCATTGGTCGACGTGATGCTGGTGCTGCTCGTGATCGTATTGACCACGGCGACCTTTGTGACGACCGGGCAGGTGCCAGTCGAGTTAGCCAAAGCGGCGACGGCCGGCAACCGGCCGGACCAACCGCTTATCGTGACGGTGACGGCGGAGGGGGAGTTGTTCGTGGCGGATCGCCCGGTGGCCGAGGCGCTACTCGACGCCACGCTCCTCGCCTATCCGCGCGAGTCGCCGGTTCTGGTCCGGGCCGACAAAGTGACGCGGTTGGAGCGGTTTGTCTCGGTCGTCGATCGCATCCGCGCGCTGGGCTTCCGGCAGGTGAGCTTGGGAGTGACCCGCGCGTGA
- the exbB gene encoding TonB-system energizer ExbB, which translates to MDELKAIVDYGVIGLLVMLGLVAFAVAIERWRYFQRINPAEFQHRDTLEMALTKHLVVIGTIAANAPYIGLLGTVLGIMLTFHTMGTSGALAVATIMIGLSLALKATAVGLLVAIPCVVMNNVLRRRVSELLTLHQAQHGS; encoded by the coding sequence ATGGATGAGTTGAAAGCGATCGTTGACTACGGGGTGATCGGACTGTTGGTGATGTTGGGCTTGGTGGCCTTTGCCGTCGCGATCGAGCGGTGGAGGTATTTTCAACGCATCAATCCCGCCGAGTTTCAGCATCGCGACACGTTGGAGATGGCGCTCACAAAGCATTTAGTCGTGATCGGGACCATTGCGGCGAACGCGCCCTATATCGGCCTGCTCGGCACGGTGCTCGGCATCATGCTTACTTTCCATACTATGGGCACGTCCGGAGCGCTGGCGGTTGCCACGATCATGATCGGGCTGAGCCTGGCGCTGAAGGCCACGGCGGTCGGACTCCTCGTCGCCATTCCTTGCGTGGTCATGAACAACGTGCTCCGCCGCCGCGTGAGTGAACTGCTCACCCTGCATCAGGCGCAACATGGATCGTGA